The nucleotide sequence CCTGGATCAGTGTTTCGACACAGGCGTCGAGGGTAGCGCCCGTGGTAAGCACATCATCGACCAATATAAGCGTTTTGCCTCTAATCTTGTTGGCGTCCGGTACTTCAAAAATTCCCTTTACATTATCTCTACGTTCTTCCTTTGTCTTTCCCGTCTGGGATTTCGTATAGCGGTTACGGACCAGTAAGGTACCTGACCACGGTACCCCTGTTATCTCTGACAGGCCTTCTGCAAAGGCATCACTCTGATTGTATCCCCTCTCTTGAAATCTTCTTTTGTGCAAAGGAACACTTATCAACCAATCGGCGGTTGGGAAGGTACCCATTGGCATTTCCTGTGCGAACAGATTACCCAGTAAAACTCCGACTTCTGGCCTCCCTTTGTATTTCAAAGCATGAAGTAAGTTTTGCACCCTTCCTTTTTTAGTAAAAATGAGATAGGAGTATACACCCTTTACTTTACTATATCCGATAAATTTGGTCTGTAAGGACATTTTCAGAGCACTGTCAGAATCCGTACGGGGCAAAGTGACACGGCAGTCGGTACAAAGAAGTTTTTCCGAACCCACCAATGCTTTTTCGCACGCTTCACAACAGCGCGGAAATAATAGGTCCACGAAATCATACCAGTAGGTCGCCAGATTTACTTTCATACAAACTCTTTTTCAGATCATTTCGTTATAAACATCCGGCTCAACAATTATACCTGCTTTTGTCTACAATTGCTCTACCAGTACTTATGAATGTAATTGATAAACCCATCAATGTCCAATGGGAAAATCTTTTGGACATGCTGCAAACCAATATAGGAAAAAGGCCTGCTGATCTAAACGGCGTTCTATTCCTTATTGGCGTGCAGGAGCTTGGTAAGGGTGCTCTGCATTTTAGCAAAGAGCAAAAGCAGGATTTAATGCATATAGGCATCTGTCGGGTACTCAGTCTCTCGGGCTATTATGAGTTTCAAGGCAGGGATGAGGATGGATGGCCGCATTGGGAACTTGTTCAAGCCCTACCTCACGGTGATCTTTTAGCACAGGAGTCTTTACTTAAAATGCACGTTTTAGAATATTTTAAATCAAATGATCTCTTTTGACAAATTTTCTTTTGAATCGCTTATGCTGTATTTCAAATAGTTAGAAGATTCATTAAAAATATTTTGGGTGGTGGTGTTGCGTAATTGGAAAAAGAGTCGCACTTTTGCAATCCCAAACGGGGAGCGGGCGGCCGGCAAGACGGCCTCCCCCACGTTCCGACAGCGGTCGGAGCCACGTTCTTTGACATGATGGAGAGAAGCACAGAAAAGCATTGCGAAGCTTTAAAGACAGATCTCAACCTTCGGGCTGAGATCACAATTTATGAAGTAATTTACCATGGAGAGTTTGATCCTGGCTCAGGATGAACGCTAGCGGCAGGCCTAATACATGCAAGGCGAGGGGGTGGCAACACCACCGTCGTACGGGTGCGTAACGCGTATGCAACCTACCTTCGACAGGGGGACAGCCCGGGGAAACCCGGATTAATACCGCATGAGACATGGGGCCGACATCGGCCCTGTCGTTAAAGATTTATCGGTCGAAGATGGGCATGCGTCCGATTAGCTAGCTGGCGGGGTAACGGCCCACCAGGGCGACGATCGGTAGGGGGGCCGGGAGGTCGATCCCCCACACGGGCACTGAGACACGGGCCCGACTCCTACGGGAGGCAGCAGTAGGGAATATTGGGCAATGGGTGCAAGCCTGACCCAGCCATGCCGCGTGCCGGACGAAGGCCCTCAGGGTCGTAAACGGCTTTTGTACGGGAAGAACCCCGCCCACGCGTGGGCGGCTGACGGTACCGTAAGAATAAGCACCGGCTAACTCCGTGCCAGCAGCCGCGGTAATACGGAGGGTGCGAGCGTTGTCCGGATTTATTGGGTTTAAAGGGTGCGCAGGTGGCCCGGCCAGTCAGTGGTGAAATGCGGCCGCTCAACGGTCGAACTGCCATTGATACTACCGGGCTTGAGACAAGTGGAGGCCGCCGGAACGGACGGTGTAGCGGTGAAATGCATAGATATCGTCCAGAACGCCGATTGCGAAGGCAGGTGGCTACGCTTGGTCTGACACTGAGGCACGAAAGCGTGGGGAGCGAACAGGATTAGATACCCTGGTAGTCCACGCCGTAAACGATGAGGACTCGCTGCCGGCCCCTTGGGGTCGGTGGCCCAGGGAAACCGTTAAGTCCTCCACCTGGGGAGTACGCCGGCAACGGTGAAACTCAAAGGAATTGACGGGGGTCCGCACAAGCGGTGGAGCATGTGGTTTAATTCGATGATACGCGAGGAACCTTACCCGGGCTAAATCACACCGGACGTGTCCAGAAATGGGCATTCCCGCAAGGGCCGGTGTGAAGGTGCTGCATGGCTGTCGTCAGCTCGTGTCGTGAGATGTTGGGTTAAGTCCCGCAACGAGCGCAACCCCTGTGGCCAGTTGCCAGCGCGTCAAGGCGGGGACTCTGGCCAGACTGCCCGCGCAAGCGGAGAGGAGGGAGGGGACGACGTCAAGTCATCATGGCCCTTACGTCCGGGGCAACACACGTGCTACAATGGGCGGTACAGCGGGTCGCCACCCGGTGACGGGGAGCCAATCCACCAAAGCCGCCCTCAGTTCGGATCGGAGTCTGCAACTCGACTCCGTGAAGCTGGAATCGCTAGTAATCGCGCATCAGCTATGGCGCGGTGAATACGTTCCCGGACCTTGTACACACCGCCCGTCAAGCCATGGGAGTCGGGGAGACCTGAAGCGGTAGGTCGAAGACACCGTCAGGGTAAAACCGGCGACTGGGGCTAAGTCGTAACAAGGTAGCCGTACCGGAAGGTGCGGCTGGAACACCTCCTTTCTAGGAAGCCCGCAAGAAACATTCTGCTGCCCTCTCCGTCTTGACGAAGGGGGCGGACCGGGTCAAACCGGCGCCGCCCGCAAGGCACCTTTCAAAAGGTGCCGGGAGTTCATTGACATGCTGGAAACGAGAGAAGAGAAGAAGGCTTGACGGCGGGAGCCGCAAGCGAGACAAGGGCGCATGGGGGATACCTGGGCTCTCAGAGGCGAGGAAGGACGCGGCAAGCTGCGAAAATCGACGGGGAGCGGCACACACGCTTTGATCCGTTGGTGTCCGAATGGGGCAACCCGGCCGCCCAGTGGCGGTCATCCTGTTTATTCAGGAGGCGAACGGGGGGAACTGAAACATCTAAGTACCCCCAGGAGAAGAAAACAAGAGTGATTCCGCAAGTAGCGGCGAGCGAACGCGGAGCAGCCCAAACCGCCGGCGTCAAGGCGCGGGCGGGGTTGTAGGACCACCCGAGTGGGTGACGATTCAAGCCGAAGCGCCTGGGAAGGCGCACCGCAGGGGGTGAGAGTCCCGTAGGCGTAGCGATTGTCACCTGAGGTGGTATCCTGAGTAGGGGGGGACCGGAGGAATCCCCTCTGAATCCGGCGGCACCATCCGCCAAGGCTAAATACTCCTGAGAGACCGATAGTGGACGAGTACCGTGAGGGAAAGGTGAAAAGCACCGCGAACAGCGGGGTGAAACAGAACTTGAAACCATGCGCCTACAAGCGGGCGGAGCCGGCTGTTTACAGTCCAGTGACGCCGTGCCTTTTGCATAATGAGCCTACGAGTCACGGTCGCCGGCGAGGTTAACCGCCATGTAGGCGGGGAGCCGGAGCGAAAGCGAGTCCGAACAGGGCGCGCAGTCGGCGGCTGTGGACGCGAAACCCGGTGATCTACCCTTGGCCAGGCTGAGCCGCTGGTAACACAGCGTGGAGGGCCGAACCGGTAAACGTTGAAAAGTTTTCGGATGAGCCGAGGGTAGGGGTGAAAGGCCAATCAAACCGGGAAATAGCTCGTACTCCCCGAAATGCCTTTAGGGGCAGCGTCGGGCAACGGCCGGCGGCAGGTAGAGCTACCGATAGGGCTAGGGGGAGTCACATCCTACCAACCCCTGACGAACTCCGAATGGCCGCCGTTAGGCCCGGCAGTGAGGGCGCGGGTGCTAAGGTCCGCGTCCGAGAGGGGAACAACCCGGAGCACCGGCCAAGGTCCCCAAGTGTGCACTAAGTTGAGCTAAGGGGGTCCGACTGCAGAGACAGCCAGGATGTTAGCTTGGAAGCAGCTACACATTTAAAGAGTGCGTAACAGCCCACTGGTCGAGCGGGGCGGGCACCGATAATGAACGGGCATCAAGTGCACCACCGAAGCCGTGCGGTAGTAATTTATTACGACCGGTAGGGGAGCATTCCCAGGGGGGCGAAGGCGTGGCGCGAGCCACGCTGGACCGCTGGGAAAAGCAAATGTAGGCATGAGTAACGACAATGCGCGCGCGAAACGCGCACACCGGAAGACCAAGGGTTCCCCCGCTATGCTAATCAACGGGGGGTCAGGCGGGGCCTAAGCGCCAGCCGAAGGGCGAAGCGCGATGGACAGCAGGCCAACATTCCTGCCCCGCCCGCAGTGCGAGCCGGTGACGGAGCGCGGTGGTCCTCACGTACCGACGGAATGGTGCGTTGGAGCGGAGCCTTCGGGCGAGGCGAGAGGGCGGACGCGCTTCCAAGAAAAGCCGGCGAAGCGCCAGCTGCGGGCGGCCCGTACCGCAAACCGACACAGGTGGTCGGGAAGAGGATTCCAAGGTGCTCGAGTGAATCACGGCTAAGGAACTCGGCAAATTGACCCTGTAACTTCGGGATAAGGGGGGCCTACTCTGAGAGGAGAGGCCGCAGAGAAACGGCCCAGGCGACTGTTTAGCAAAAACACAGGGCTCTGCCAAGGCGAGAGCCGACGTATAGGGCCTGACACCTGCCCGGTGCCGGAAGGTTAAGAGGGGATGTCAGCCGCGAGGCGAAGCATTGAATCGAAGCCCCGGTAAACGGCGGCCGTAACTATAACGGTCCTAAGGTAGCGAAATTCCTTGTCGGGTAAGTTCCGACCTGCACGAATGGTGTAACGATCTGGGCACTGTCTCAGCCGTGAGCTCGGTGAAATTGTAGTGGCGGTGAAGATGCCGCCTACCCGCCACGGGACGGAAAGACCCCGTGCACCTTTACTGCAGCTTTGCGTTGGTCTTGGGTCAGCGGTGTGTAGGATAGGCGGGAGGCAGCGAAGCGGCGTCGCCAGGCGCCGTGGAGCCAACCTTGAAATACCGCCCTCCGCTGTCCCGGGTCCTAACCCGGTTCAACCGGGGACCGCGCATGGCGGGCAGTTTGACTGGGGTGGTCGCCTCCGAAAGGGTAACGGAGGCTTCCAAAGGTCGGCTCAGCACGCTTGGTAACCGTGCGGGGAGTGCAATGGCACAAGCCGGCTTGACTGCCAGGCCGACGGGCCGCGCAGGTGGGAAACCAGGGCATAGTGATCCGGTGGTCCCGCATGGAAGGGCCATCGCTCAAAGGATAAAAGGTACGCCGGGGATAACAGGCTGATCTCCCCCAAGAGCTCACATCGACGGGGAGGTTTGGCACCTCGATGTCGGCTCGTCACATCCTGGGGCTGGAGAAGGTCCCAAGGGTTCGGCTGTTCGCCGATTAAAGTGGCACGCGAGCTGGGTTCAGAACGTCGTGAGACAGTTCGGTCCCTATCTGTGGTGGGCGCAGGAGGACTGAGGGGGGCTGCCCTTAGTACGAGAGGACCGGGGTGGACCCACCGCTGGTGAGCCGGCTGTCCCGCCAGGGGCACGGCCGGGTAGCCACGTGGGGAGCGGATAAGCGCTGAAGGCATCTAAGTGCGAAACCGGCCCCGAGATGAGTCCTCCCGATAGCAGGGCCGTCGTAGACGACGACGTCGATAGGCCGCAGGTGCACGCGCCGAGAAGCGCTCAGCCGAGCGGTACTAATCGCCCGAGGGCTTGCGGCACACTCCCGCACACAGCCGATTTTCTTCTCTCGTTTCCACATGCTCATTGACCGCAAGTACATAAGTACATACAAGCATTACCTCCCATAAAAGCCTTGCTGGCGGCTATGGGGCGGGTGGTCACCTCTTCCCATCCCGAACAGAGAAGTTAAGCCCCGCACCGCCGATGATACTGGCCTCGAAACCGGTAAAGTAGGTAGCCGCCACAATACCACCAACGACAGCCCCCCTGCCACAAGCTAGGGGGGCTGTTGCGTTATAGCGTACTTTTTTATTGAAATTGAAAATATAATTTGGTAGTCTGATTTCCCTTCTCCTATATTTGCAATGTTACGACTTCACCAAGAAAGAAGAAGTTGCTTTTCCCAAATTGAATTTAATATGAATCATTTCTTGAATACTGCATGGTGGTGGCGTTCTTCTCTCCGAGATGAATGGGAAAGCCTTTATGCGTAATCAAGATATAAAACGTAAAAAGCGGCTCGCTGTTCATCGGAACGGCGAGCCGCTTTTTTTTATCGCATTTGAAATAAGCATTAGAAATGTAGTATTATCCAAATAGTTATTTTTCCTATGACCTCTCCCTACGCTATCAAAACCCGATACAAAAAACTATTGGCAGATACCCTGACGCCTGTTTCCATTTATCTCAAGCTTCGTGATCGCTTCGTAAATACGCTATTGCTGGAAAGTTCTGATTATCATGGCAATGAGGATTCATTTTCCTACATCTGCTGTGACTCCGTGGCTTCCTTTGTTCTGAATAAAGGTCAGGTAGAGCAACAGTTTCCAGATGGCGAGAAAGAATCCCTTACGCTTTCCTATCCTAAGGAAGCCATTTTGGTTTTACAGCGTTTTGCGCAGCGCTTTACAACGGATCAAGATTCACCCTCGTTCCCGTTCATTACGAATGGCTTGTTTGGGCATATAACCTACGATTCGGTGGCGTATTTTGAAGATATTAGCATTCAGCCTCCTTCGCCGGAAACTGCCATTGACCAAATCATGTATCAGGTATATCGGTACGTAATTGCCATCAATCATTTCAAGGATGAACTTTACATCTTTGAGCATAGCTACGAGAATGGCAGCGCAGGAGAGGGGTTGGAACAGATTGAAATCATCATCAAAAATCGGAACTTCCCTACTCATACATTTGCCGCTACGACTCCCGAGACATCGAATGTAACAGATGACGAAATGCGAGGAGTGATTCAGACTTGCATCGACCACTGCCACCGGGGCGATGTTTTTCAGATCGTCCCTTCCCGGCGATTCAGCCGCAACTTCCAGGGTGATGAATTCAATGTGTACCGGGCGCTGCGCTCCATCAATCCCTCCCCCTACCTTTTTTACTTCGATTATGGTAACTACAAGATTTTTGGTTCTTCACCGGAGAAGCAGATTTTCATAAAAGGTGGACAGGCCGAGATTCATCCCATTGCGGGTACCTTCAAGCGCACCGGCGACGATAGTGCTGATGCCGAAGCAGCCCAACAACTGCTCAATGATCCGAAGGAAACGGCCGAACACGTGATGCTGGTCGACTTGGCCCGCAATGATCTGAGCCGAAGTTGTGATGCCGTGAAAGTAGAAACTTATAAAGAGGTGCAGTTCTTCTCGCATGTAATCCATTTGGTATCCAAAGTGGTAGGTACCATGAAGGAAGGGACCAATCCGCTGCAATTGGTAGCCGACACTTTTCCGGCAGGTACCCTCTCTGGCGCACCCAAGCATAATGCCATGACAATTATAGATGGCCTGGAAACCAGTAATCGAAGCATTTATGGAGGTGCCATTGGTTTTATGGATTTCAACGGAGATTTTAACCATGCCATTGCCATACGTACCTTCCTGAGTAAGGATAATACGTTGTTTTATCGCGCTGGGATGGGTGTGGTCGCTAAATCCAATGTAGAAAGCGAACTGAATGAGATCAACAGTAAACTAGCGGCACTCCGAAATGCCATTGCCATGGCTGAAACAATTTAATATCTTCCAAGTACGATGTCGCAAATCAAAATATACGGATTAAGATCTCATCTGGCACCTATCAAAAGGCAGCTTTCTGATGTGCTTCATTCCTGTGTTGTGGAAGCTTTTCAGTATCCAGAAAATAAGCGGGCACATCGCTTCTTTGAATTAGACCCCGCGGATTTCTATTACCCCGAAGGTAGAACCGATCGCTATACCATCATCGAAATCTCTCTTTTTGAAGGACGTTCCATTTCCGCTAAGAAGAATCTGTATCGGTTGCTGTTTGAACGTTTTGAAAAAGAGTTGTCTATTTCTCCCAATGATCTGGAAATCACCCTTTCCGAAACGCCTCCGCACTATTGGGGGATCCGGGGCAAGCCAGGCGACGAATTATCCCTGGACTATTCAATTGCTGTATAAACCACTCCTTAGTACTTTCTTCATTATTAGTACTTTCTTCATTATTGCTTTGTATGAAAATTCTGGTTCTTGACAATTACGATTCCTTCACCTATAACCTGGTCTATATTCTCCGCGAATTGCACAAACAGGTAGATGTATTCAGAAACGATAAAATCTCGCTGGAAGCGGTAGCGGAGTATGATAAAATTTTGCTTTCACCAGGACCCGGTATTCCCTCCGAAGCGGGCATTATGCAGGATGTTGTACGCGAGTATGCGCCTTCCAAGAGTATTCTGGGCATATGCCTGGGCCATCAGGGGATTGGCGAGGTTTTTGGCGGGCAACTGGAAAACATGTCCGATGTACTACACGGAATCAGCGATCAGAATATCGTAACCGACCCTAGCGAACGTCTCTTCAAAGGGCTTCCTGAGGCATTCAAGGTAGGTCGTTACCATTCCTGGACCGTGATTCCCGAAACAGTTCACGACTCGATGGCCATCACCGCAGTAGACGAGCAGGGTAGGGTGATGGGGCTGGCGCATAAGCAATATGATGTGCGCGGTCTGCAATTTCATCCGGAATCCGTACTGACTGAGTATGGTAAGGAGATGTTGCAGAATTGGTTGAGTACCTAGGTACCTTCATCGATTCGGTCGGTTTATTCATTCTACATTATCTGTTTTCATGAAAAAGATTCTCAATCATCTATTTGAATATAAGGCCCTTACCAAAGAACAATCCAAGGAAGTGCTGATGGGCATTGCCAAAGGCGATTACAATACGTCGCAAATCGCCGCCTTTCTCACTATTTATGCTATGCGAAGCATCACAGTGGCCGAGTTGGAAGGCTTTCGGGATGCCATGCTGGAACTATGTTTGGCCGTCGATTTGTCAGCCTACGATCCTATGGATGTTTGTGGTACCGGAGGAGATGGCAAAGATACCTTCAATATCTCTACACTTTCGTGTTTTGTGGTAGCCGGGGCGGGACAGCGCGTGGCCAAACATGGCAATCACGGGGTTTCGTCAACCTGTGGTTCCTCTACGGTACTGGAATATCTGGGTGTAAAATTCAGCAATGACCCCAGTTACCTCGAACGGGCCATCGAACAGGCGGGTGTATGTTTTCTGCATGCCCCTTTATTCCATCCCGCTATGAAGAATGTAGCTCCGGTACGTCGGGAGTTGGGCGTCAAGACTTTTTTCAATATGCTGGGTCCTATGACCAATCCCGCTTTCCCCAAGAAGCAGCTTGCTGGGGTATTCAGCCTTGAATTAGCAAGACTTTATGCGTATCTTTACCAGCAAACCGACAAGCAATTCATGGTGGTTCATGCCCTGGACGGTTACGATGAAGTGTCGCTGACCGGCCCTTTCAAAATTATTACAGCTCACGCCGAGCAAGTTCTGACTCCCTCTCACTTAGGGCTCGATACCGTTCGGCCCGAAACTCTTTCCGGCGGCACTACTGTCGCAGAATCCGCTCAAATTTTCATGAATGTATTGAACGATGTAGCCACATCGGTTCAAAAACAGGCCGTGGTAGCCAACGCGGCACTGGCACTATACGCGGCTAATCCTAGGCTGAATCTTATGGAGGCAGTTGCCAAAGCTAGTGAGTCGATTGAAAGCAAAAAAGCGTTGGCAGCTTTTCAAAAACTGGTTGCCCTATGATTACGAGCCTTGACCAATTGGATTTGAAAAAAACAGAATGAATATTCTAGAAAAAATAGTTGCCCATAAACGTAGCGAGGTAGCTGCTTCCAAAGTAGCTAAGCATCAGCGGGACTTTGAGAAAGACACCCTGTTCTCTCGGCCCACTCTTTCTTTGGCACATGCCTTACGTCAGACCCCAGCACCCGGTATCATTGCCGAATTCAAGCGTCAATCTCCTTCAAAAGGCATTATCAATGCGCATGCCCGGCCAGAAGTAGTTACGGCGGGTTTTACGGCGGGTGGTGCCAAAGGCTTGTCGGTACTTACAGACACAGAGTTTTTTGGGGGTACCTTTGACGATTTTAGCAAAGCCCGCGCGGCTAACCCGCATAC is from Salmonirosea aquatica and encodes:
- a CDS encoding anthranilate synthase component I family protein encodes the protein MTSPYAIKTRYKKLLADTLTPVSIYLKLRDRFVNTLLLESSDYHGNEDSFSYICCDSVASFVLNKGQVEQQFPDGEKESLTLSYPKEAILVLQRFAQRFTTDQDSPSFPFITNGLFGHITYDSVAYFEDISIQPPSPETAIDQIMYQVYRYVIAINHFKDELYIFEHSYENGSAGEGLEQIEIIIKNRNFPTHTFAATTPETSNVTDDEMRGVIQTCIDHCHRGDVFQIVPSRRFSRNFQGDEFNVYRALRSINPSPYLFYFDYGNYKIFGSSPEKQIFIKGGQAEIHPIAGTFKRTGDDSADAEAAQQLLNDPKETAEHVMLVDLARNDLSRSCDAVKVETYKEVQFFSHVIHLVSKVVGTMKEGTNPLQLVADTFPAGTLSGAPKHNAMTIIDGLETSNRSIYGGAIGFMDFNGDFNHAIAIRTFLSKDNTLFYRAGMGVVAKSNVESELNEINSKLAALRNAIAMAETI
- a CDS encoding tautomerase family protein, giving the protein MSQIKIYGLRSHLAPIKRQLSDVLHSCVVEAFQYPENKRAHRFFELDPADFYYPEGRTDRYTIIEISLFEGRSISAKKNLYRLLFERFEKELSISPNDLEITLSETPPHYWGIRGKPGDELSLDYSIAV
- a CDS encoding ComF family protein, yielding MPMGTFPTADWLISVPLHKRRFQERGYNQSDAFAEGLSEITGVPWSGTLLVRNRYTKSQTGKTKEERRDNVKGIFEVPDANKIRGKTLILVDDVLTTGATLDACVETLIQAGCDRIYIMTIAAAQQ
- a CDS encoding anthranilate synthase component II — translated: MKILVLDNYDSFTYNLVYILRELHKQVDVFRNDKISLEAVAEYDKILLSPGPGIPSEAGIMQDVVREYAPSKSILGICLGHQGIGEVFGGQLENMSDVLHGISDQNIVTDPSERLFKGLPEAFKVGRYHSWTVIPETVHDSMAITAVDEQGRVMGLAHKQYDVRGLQFHPESVLTEYGKEMLQNWLST
- the trpD gene encoding anthranilate phosphoribosyltransferase, which translates into the protein MKKILNHLFEYKALTKEQSKEVLMGIAKGDYNTSQIAAFLTIYAMRSITVAELEGFRDAMLELCLAVDLSAYDPMDVCGTGGDGKDTFNISTLSCFVVAGAGQRVAKHGNHGVSSTCGSSTVLEYLGVKFSNDPSYLERAIEQAGVCFLHAPLFHPAMKNVAPVRRELGVKTFFNMLGPMTNPAFPKKQLAGVFSLELARLYAYLYQQTDKQFMVVHALDGYDEVSLTGPFKIITAHAEQVLTPSHLGLDTVRPETLSGGTTVAESAQIFMNVLNDVATSVQKQAVVANAALALYAANPRLNLMEAVAKASESIESKKALAAFQKLVAL